The Balneolaceae bacterium DNA segment TGACCCTCATCAGCCGTCGGTGGAGGCCGTACCGGCGGCGTCGCTCCAGAGGCGCCAGCTCTCCCAGACCAGGCCAGCCGCCGCCAGGGCAATCAGCACCAAGCTTGCCAGGTAGCCGGTCGCAAATCCGGCCTGATAGGCGGCCGTTTCGCCCGCCTGGGCCGGGATACCCATGCCGTGCGAGAGCTTCGTGACCAGCTTGATGAGCAAAAGGAGCACAAGGGAGGGGTACAGGAAACGTTTCATGGTGTTATTTCTCTTGGACGGCATTCTGCCTTATAATATAGCTTCGCCAGATTCATTATCAACCGGCTATCCTATGACATCGACATACGACGTGGACGCACTGGTCATCGGCGGGGGAGCCGCTGGCCTTACCGCTGCCGGCATCGCCGCCAATTTCGGGGCACGCACGGCCCTGGTGGAGGCGGGCCGGCTGGGGGGAGACTGCACCTGGACAGGCTGCGTGCCCAGCAAGACCCTGCTTCATGCCGCCCGGAGCATCGAGCGCATGCGTGAGGCTGTCCGCAGCGGCTGGATCGAGCTGCAGGACGAGCCGCAGGTGCGTTTTGGAAAGATCGTGGACCACGTGCACCGGGTGCGCGAGGAGATCTACGAGGAGGCCGACCACCCCCGGCATTTTGAGGCCCTGGGCATCGAGGTGATCCGGGGAGAGGCGGCCTTTACGGGTCCGTATGCTGTGGAGATACGCACCCCGGAAGGGGAGGTGCGCTGCCTGAGCGCGCGCTACATCTTTATCTGCACCGGGTCGGAGCCCCTGCTCCCGCCCGTGGAAGGACTGGAGGCGGTGGATCCACTTACCAGCGACACCCTTTTTGAATCGCGGGAGTTGCCGGGGCGCCTGGCGGTAATCGGGGGCGGTCCCGTCGGCTGCGAGATGGCCCAGGCCTTCCGACGCCTGGGCTCGGAGGTAAGTCTGCTGGAACAGCAGGATGATATCCTTGCCGGGGACGACCCGGAGTTCTCCTCGGTACTGGCCCGCAGGCTGGCATCCGAAGGGGTGGACCTTCGCCGGGGCGCTGCGGTGGAAGGCGTGGCGCCCGGCCGTGAAGGGGAGGTCCTCCTGCGGCTCGAGGGAGGCGGGGAGCTGAAGGCCGACCGCCTGCTTGTGGCGGCGGGCCGTAGTGCCCGCACGAAGACCCTCAACCTGGAGGCCGCGGGGGTGGACTACGGACCGAAGGGCATAAAGGTAGGCGAGCGCTGCCGCACGAGCATATCCCATATCTACGCCTGCGGGGATGTGACCGGGGAGTACCAGTTTACCCACATGTCGGAGCATATGGCCAAGGTGGCGGTGACCCATGCGCTGCTGAAACTGCCCATGAAGATGGATCGCAAGCACGTGCCGCATGTAACCTTCACCGAGCCGGAGGTGGGACAGGTGGGTCCCACCGAGGCGGAGCTGCTGCGCCGGGGCGAGACCTTTGAAGTCTACCGATTCCCCTACTCGAAAGTAGACCGCGCCCTCACCGAATCGGCCGGGGAGGGCCTGATCAAGGTCTGCGCCAAGGAGTGGAGCGGCACCATCCTGGGCGCGGGGGCCGCGGGAGTCGCCGCAGGGGAGATTGTCTCGGAGTACGCCCTGGCCAAGAAAAACGGAATTTCCCTCCGTCAGATGGCCGACACCATCCATCCCTATCCCACCTACGGCCTGGGCGCGCGTCGGGCGGCCGACCAGTGGTACATTCGCAACCAGTCGGAGTGGCAGGTAAAGTTGCTAAAAAAGCTTTTCGGCTACCGCGGCGAGGTACCCGACTTCAGCGATCCGGACCGGATCGTCTAGGTAATAATAGTGGAGGGGAAATGCCGTTGTATCAGCGGGTAATACGAATAGAAATAGAAACGACCATGTATAAACGGACTTCAATACTCGCACTCTCCTTGTTCCTGTCCATGCTCTTGTGCATCACGCCGGAGATTGCGGCGCAGGACGGCACTTCCTACGCCAAATTGGACAGGCTGCCGGACACGGCAGCCTCCTGGCGGCTGACGGGCGCGGCCGATTCTACCGAGGTACCGGGTCAGAGAGACCCGTATGGGGCGGAGCTCATTCGCCCTGGCCTGGAGCCGGGTATACACGTGTCCGGAGGAGGCCCTTTACTTCTCTATTACCGTTATCCCAGGCGGCATTACAACATGCCGGTGCTGCGCGCACCTCTGCTCAGGAATGGGCTTCCCTGGCTGAATGCGCCTGACTCCCTAAAATTCGGCCGGGCAGGTGACGGAAGGGTCAGTCCAACAGGTAGACCACCAGGGCGGCCAGCAGGCAGGTAACCGAGAGCGCCCAAAGGTATTTGGGCGGCACGAGGGAGCGCTCGGAAGGGTAGAAATAGTACACCAAGGCCGCAAGGGCGGAGCCTACCCCGAAGCCGAGCAGGAAGGAGGCCATCTCAGCTGATCATCTCCTTGAGGGTGATGCCGATCTCGGCGGGACTGTCCACCACCGTCACGCCCGCGCTGCGCAGGGCTTTTTTCTTGTCTGCGGCCGAACCCTGTCCCCCGGAAATGATGGCGCCGGCGTGTCCCATACGGCGGCCGGGAGGGGCGGTGCTTCCTGCGATGAAGGCCACCACGGGCTTGTCCACGTGCTCCTGTATGTAGGCGGCGGCCTCCTCCTCGGCCGATCCCCCGATCTCGCCGATGAGCACGATGGCGTCGGTGTCGGGATCCTCCTGGAAAAGTTTCACAGCGTCGGTGTGGGTGGTGCCGATGACCGGGTCGCCTCCGATGCCGATGGCCGTGCTCTGTCCCAGTCCCGCCTTGGTAAGCTGGTCGACCGCCTCGTAGGTGAGGGTACCCGAGCGCGAAATGAGTCCCACCCGGCCCGGGGTGAAGATGCTGCCGGGCATGATGCCGATCTTGGCTTCGTCCGGAGTGATCACGCCGGGACAGTTGGGACCTATAAGGGTGGCTCCATGGCTGTTCACAATCTGTTTGGCCACGATCATGTCCCTGACCGGAATGCCTTCGGTGATGCATATGATGACCTCAATGCCGGCAAAGGCCGCCTCGGAGATGGCATCGCCGGCGAAGGCGGGGGGCACGAAGATGACGGAGGTATTGGCGTTCTCGTTCTGGACGGCGTCGGCCACCGTGTTATAGACGGGCAGGTCGTGGTGGGATTGTCCCCCCTTGCCAGGAGTCACGCCGGCCACCACGTTAGTGCCGTATTCAATCATCTGTCCGGCGTGAAAGCTTCCTTCGCTTCCGGTAATGCCCTGAACTACCAGCCTGGTATTGTTTCCTACAAGAACGCTCATGAACCCTTTCCTCTGTTACGCATTGCCATTAAAAAATGTCGGTCGGAATATACCGACAACAGGATGATTTGCCAAAAGGGGGGCAGGGTGGGAAACGCTCTTCAGGGCTGCAGTCCGAAGGGATGGGCGGGGCACCGGAATGGTGGGCGGTTGTCCGGTCCGGGCACGGTCAAAAAAACATACGCCCCATTCGTGTTAAAGCCGAAGATATAGTATCATTAACCTATGATTCCCGACGACAAGAAAGAGGAGGTTCGTGAGGCGTCCGACCTGGTGGAGGTGGTGGGCGACTACGTCAAGCTGAAGCGTTCGGGACGAAGCTGGAAGGGACTCTGTCCCTTCCACGACGAGAAGACGGCCTCTTTTCACGTCACACCCGATATGGGAATCTACAAATGCTTTGGCTGCGGGGAGTCCGGCGACGTATTCAACTTCGTGATGGAAATGGAGGGGGTG contains these protein-coding regions:
- a CDS encoding NAD(P)/FAD-dependent oxidoreductase yields the protein MTSTYDVDALVIGGGAAGLTAAGIAANFGARTALVEAGRLGGDCTWTGCVPSKTLLHAARSIERMREAVRSGWIELQDEPQVRFGKIVDHVHRVREEIYEEADHPRHFEALGIEVIRGEAAFTGPYAVEIRTPEGEVRCLSARYIFICTGSEPLLPPVEGLEAVDPLTSDTLFESRELPGRLAVIGGGPVGCEMAQAFRRLGSEVSLLEQQDDILAGDDPEFSSVLARRLASEGVDLRRGAAVEGVAPGREGEVLLRLEGGGELKADRLLVAAGRSARTKTLNLEAAGVDYGPKGIKVGERCRTSISHIYACGDVTGEYQFTHMSEHMAKVAVTHALLKLPMKMDRKHVPHVTFTEPEVGQVGPTEAELLRRGETFEVYRFPYSKVDRALTESAGEGLIKVCAKEWSGTILGAGAAGVAAGEIVSEYALAKKNGISLRQMADTIHPYPTYGLGARRAADQWYIRNQSEWQVKLLKKLFGYRGEVPDFSDPDRIV
- the sucD gene encoding succinate--CoA ligase subunit alpha, whose product is MSVLVGNNTRLVVQGITGSEGSFHAGQMIEYGTNVVAGVTPGKGGQSHHDLPVYNTVADAVQNENANTSVIFVPPAFAGDAISEAAFAGIEVIICITEGIPVRDMIVAKQIVNSHGATLIGPNCPGVITPDEAKIGIMPGSIFTPGRVGLISRSGTLTYEAVDQLTKAGLGQSTAIGIGGDPVIGTTHTDAVKLFQEDPDTDAIVLIGEIGGSAEEEAAAYIQEHVDKPVVAFIAGSTAPPGRRMGHAGAIISGGQGSAADKKKALRSAGVTVVDSPAEIGITLKEMIS